In the genome of Desulfolucanica intricata, the window GGCTATAATACCCCGCCATCCGTCAGTACCAAATTTTATTTTACTCATTAATCAGGCCCCCTAATCCATTTTATCTCTACCTGCAAATTGGTCAGCTATATATAGTATTTTTCTATAACACCAAATTATTCCTTGTAAATGACAAAAATAATGGATAAAAAACGGGTTAACAAAATATTTAATAAAACCGGTATTATTTATCCAGTATTTGTCAATAATTTAGTTAAGAAGTGTTTAGGAGGGAATAAGATGTCTGCTAAACTAATTAAGCAGCTCGAAAATAAGCGAAAACAGCTGGAAGATTACCTGCAGCAGATTAGAGCTGATAAATACAATTCCAAGCTTAAGAAAAGCGGCAAGTAATGAATTTCTTCAAGGGGTTATTTAACGGGATCCTGTTAAGCATTCCTCTGTGGGCCATTATCATATTTATCGTTTTGTGGATCATAAAAAATTAAAGCCGGGCATTTAGCCCGGCTGATTGTTTTCTGACCTGTATTTTATTAAAACTTAGAAGGCGGCTGCTCTATCTCCACAGGCTGGGTAGGCATTTTTTGATAAGTTGTCCGGCTTTTACGCCCTACAACACCCACCCTGTTAGCTGCCATAATAATTAAGGTTGCTAAAACGACCAGAATAAATATCGCCTGGTTTGTGGTTACCAAATTTAGCACGACCGCACTCAGGCCTAAAACTGCGTTAACAGCGTATATAGTCAATACAGCCTGTCTTTGTGACAGCCCTAAATCCAGGAGACGGTGATGCAGGTGCTCTTTATCCGCCTGAAAAATAGGCTTATGATTATGATATCGCCTGACAATTGCAAATACGGTATCCAGCAGGGGTATACCCAGAATAACCAGCGGGATAATCACAGAAATCGCCGTGGCACTTTTGGTAACACCCATTACCGACATGGTGCCTAAACTAAAGCCTAAAAGCATGGAGCCGGTATCACCCAGAAAAATTTTGGCCGGGTTAAAATTATAACGCAGGAAGCCCAAAAGCGCTGCCGCCAGGATTAAGGCCAGCATCATTACCTGCAGATCCTCCGCCAGGCCGAAAATGCGCCATTGGGTATAGGATACCACAGCCAGG includes:
- a CDS encoding MraY family glycosyltransferase, whose protein sequence is MVEPVMVLLVTLTAALVITPQVIKLAFRWGALDRPDPRKVHKRIMPRMGGLAVYLSFVPVVLFTQELTGPVWGLLIGVTLIVLLGIIDDIVGIAPRLKLLGQILVALSVLPFGVSVDFITNPLTGELLYLGFFSIPVTVFWLVTVTNAVNLIDGLDGLAGGTSCIAAVTLAVVSYTQWRIFGLAEDLQVMMLALILAAALLGFLRYNFNPAKIFLGDTGSMLLGFSLGTMSVMGVTKSATAISVIIPLVILGIPLLDTVFAIVRRYHNHKPIFQADKEHLHHRLLDLGLSQRQAVLTIYAVNAVLGLSAVVLNLVTTNQAIFILVVLATLIIMAANRVGVVGRKSRTTYQKMPTQPVEIEQPPSKF